From Synoicihabitans lomoniglobus, the proteins below share one genomic window:
- a CDS encoding peptide ABC transporter substrate-binding protein has translation MIIRIPSWLKISVCVALLLTGCKPRETNVETGNRTHTLHRGMGPALADLDPHLATGTTDYNVLSALFEGLVAEDPVDLHPVPGVAESWTVSADGITYTFHLRTDAVWSNGDPLTAQNFVNSWQRVLTPSLTADYANLLYVLAGARAYHQGETTDFSTVGVAAPDRHTLRVTLAYPAPYFLSLLQHWMWYPVHLPSIAAVGSPTTRGTPWARPGTMVCNGPFELESWQNHERIVVRKNPFYWDADTVRLDAIHFHPFEGVDTEERAFRSGQIHLTDALPIAKIVSYREDKPELLRIDPYLGTYFFRFNTSRPFLDNQFVRRALSLAVDRTAIVEKVLRGGQIPSAAFTPTGTAGYQPPEGLRTDFDQARNLLMSAGYPMGRGAPSVEILFNTSENHKLVGEAIQEMWRRELGLEVTLRNMENKTVLSSRRAGDFDVLRSVWIADYADPTSFLDVWRGDSGNNYTGWADADYDALLSQAARAPNQAARFDLLQRAESLLLERAPIIPIYTFTHIFVKRPEVRGWHPTLLDHHPYKHVWLVENPEN, from the coding sequence GTGATCATCCGCATTCCTTCGTGGTTAAAAATCAGCGTCTGCGTCGCGCTATTGCTGACCGGCTGCAAACCGCGTGAAACCAACGTCGAGACCGGCAATCGCACCCACACGCTGCATCGCGGCATGGGACCGGCGCTCGCCGACCTCGACCCGCATCTCGCCACCGGCACGACCGACTACAACGTGTTGTCCGCCTTGTTTGAAGGACTCGTCGCCGAAGATCCCGTCGACCTCCACCCCGTTCCGGGCGTCGCCGAGAGTTGGACCGTTTCTGCCGACGGGATCACCTACACCTTTCACCTCCGGACCGACGCCGTCTGGTCCAACGGTGACCCGCTGACCGCGCAGAATTTCGTGAATTCCTGGCAACGGGTGCTCACACCTTCACTGACCGCGGACTACGCCAACCTGCTCTACGTGCTCGCCGGGGCCCGCGCTTATCACCAAGGCGAAACGACGGACTTCTCGACCGTCGGCGTCGCGGCCCCGGACCGGCACACGCTTCGAGTGACGCTCGCGTATCCCGCCCCTTACTTTTTGTCACTGCTCCAACATTGGATGTGGTATCCCGTGCATCTGCCCAGCATCGCCGCCGTAGGTTCACCGACCACACGGGGCACGCCTTGGGCCCGGCCCGGAACCATGGTCTGCAACGGTCCGTTCGAACTCGAGTCCTGGCAAAATCATGAGCGCATCGTCGTCCGGAAGAATCCGTTTTATTGGGACGCCGACACCGTGCGCCTCGATGCCATTCACTTTCATCCCTTCGAAGGCGTCGATACCGAGGAACGGGCTTTTCGCTCCGGCCAAATTCATCTCACCGATGCGCTGCCCATCGCCAAGATTGTTTCCTATCGGGAAGACAAGCCCGAGTTGCTCCGCATCGATCCCTACCTCGGCACCTACTTCTTTCGCTTCAACACCAGCCGTCCCTTCCTCGACAATCAATTCGTGCGGCGCGCCCTGAGTCTGGCGGTCGATCGCACCGCCATTGTGGAAAAAGTGCTGCGCGGCGGCCAAATCCCTTCGGCCGCATTCACGCCCACCGGCACCGCTGGATACCAACCGCCCGAGGGTCTTCGCACCGATTTCGATCAAGCGAGGAATCTCCTGATGTCCGCCGGCTACCCCATGGGGCGGGGCGCACCCTCCGTCGAAATCCTGTTCAATACCTCGGAAAACCATAAACTCGTGGGCGAAGCCATCCAGGAGATGTGGCGCCGGGAACTCGGACTCGAGGTCACCCTGCGCAACATGGAAAACAAAACCGTGCTCTCTTCGCGCCGTGCGGGGGATTTCGATGTGCTGCGGTCGGTCTGGATCGCCGACTACGCCGACCCCACGTCGTTCCTCGACGTCTGGCGCGGCGACAGTGGCAACAACTACACCGGCTGGGCCGACGCCGACTATGACGCGTTGCTGTCTCAAGCCGCCCGCGCCCCCAATCAAGCGGCGCGTTTCGACCTGCTCCAGCGCGCCGAATCCCTCCTGTTGGAACGCGCTCCCATCATCCCGATCTACACCTTCACCCACATCTTTGTGAAACGCCCGGAAGTCCGCGGCTGGCATCCGACGCTGCTCGACCATCATCCCTACAAACACGTCTGGCTGGTCGAAAATCCGGAGAACTAA
- a CDS encoding peptide ABC transporter substrate-binding protein: MSIRVHSWLKISVVFSVILLFIGCAKRETPVEAGNATQTMHVASVGEPSELDPHIINAPPDFKIVPMLFEGLVNADPATLEPRPGVATSWDVSADGLTYTFQLRSDARWSNGAPVTADDFLFSWQRALTPSLGSQYTFLFSTVVGADDYAAGRLTDFSAVGFAVVDAHTISVTLTQPTPYFLAILANNPVWSPVHRGTIESVGAMADRSSGWTKPETFVGNGPFVLSEWRPNVSITLQKSSTYWDAANVGLNELIFHTFDGSDTEERAFRAGQLHKTERVPVAKLPTYRDQTDSPLREIPSLIARFININTAHPPFDDVRVRRAFALAIDRDVLADKVFFGNASPARRIVPTGLAGYPTDGDFTDDADVARQLLAAAGYSQGAGFPAVALSIESGGRNNMPEALQARWREVLGVNVEILLSETRVHWSKMQRHDYTLAIGGWIADYPDATAFLDLWKTESGWNFTQWTDSTYDQALSAAAKTPDGSTRATALRHAEAVLMADMPIIPVVFEKRAILVAPSVHDLSDNAMDRPDYRTVRLVQP; encoded by the coding sequence GTGTCTATTCGTGTGCATTCGTGGTTAAAAATCAGCGTCGTATTCAGCGTTATCCTACTCTTCATCGGTTGCGCGAAACGCGAAACGCCGGTCGAGGCGGGCAACGCCACACAGACGATGCACGTCGCCAGCGTGGGTGAACCCAGCGAGCTCGATCCGCACATCATCAACGCGCCGCCCGATTTCAAAATCGTGCCCATGCTCTTCGAAGGATTGGTCAACGCCGATCCCGCCACGCTCGAACCCCGCCCCGGTGTCGCCACCTCCTGGGATGTTTCCGCCGACGGCTTGACTTACACCTTCCAACTGCGTTCCGACGCCCGGTGGTCCAACGGCGCCCCCGTCACGGCAGACGATTTTCTCTTCAGCTGGCAGCGCGCGCTCACGCCGTCATTGGGATCTCAATACACGTTTCTCTTTTCGACCGTGGTCGGTGCCGATGACTACGCCGCCGGTCGCCTCACGGACTTCTCCGCGGTGGGTTTTGCCGTGGTGGACGCCCACACCATCAGCGTGACGCTGACGCAACCCACGCCCTACTTTCTCGCCATCCTCGCCAACAATCCCGTGTGGTCGCCCGTGCATCGCGGCACCATCGAAAGCGTCGGCGCCATGGCCGATCGCAGCAGCGGTTGGACGAAGCCCGAGACCTTTGTCGGCAACGGTCCGTTCGTGCTCTCCGAGTGGCGCCCGAATGTAAGTATCACGCTCCAAAAATCGTCCACCTACTGGGACGCTGCCAACGTCGGATTGAACGAACTGATCTTCCATACTTTCGACGGCTCCGACACCGAGGAGCGCGCCTTCCGGGCCGGGCAACTGCACAAAACTGAACGAGTCCCCGTTGCCAAACTCCCGACCTACCGGGATCAGACCGATTCCCCTCTGCGCGAGATTCCGTCCCTCATCGCGCGCTTCATCAACATCAACACCGCCCATCCACCGTTCGACGACGTCCGGGTGCGTCGCGCCTTCGCCCTAGCCATCGACCGCGATGTCCTCGCGGACAAAGTCTTTTTCGGCAACGCCAGCCCCGCGCGTCGTATCGTGCCCACCGGACTCGCGGGGTATCCGACCGACGGCGATTTCACTGACGATGCCGATGTCGCCCGCCAATTGTTGGCCGCCGCCGGCTATTCCCAGGGAGCCGGTTTTCCGGCCGTCGCGCTGAGCATCGAATCCGGCGGTCGCAACAACATGCCGGAAGCCCTGCAAGCCCGCTGGCGCGAAGTGCTCGGCGTAAACGTGGAAATTCTCCTGAGCGAAACCCGCGTGCACTGGAGCAAAATGCAGCGGCACGACTACACGCTCGCGATCGGCGGCTGGATCGCCGACTACCCCGACGCCACCGCGTTTCTCGATCTCTGGAAAACCGAGTCCGGCTGGAACTTCACCCAGTGGACCGACTCCACTTACGACCAAGCATTGAGCGCAGCCGCCAAGACCCCCGATGGCTCCACCCGCGCCACCGCGCTTCGCCATGCCGAGGCCGTGCTCATGGCCGACATGCCGATCATTCCCGTGGTCTTTGAAAAGCGAGCCATTCTGGTGGCTCCATCCGTGCACGATCTGTCCGACAACGCCATGGACCGCCCCGACTATCGCACCGTTCGTTTGGTTCAGCCGTAG
- a CDS encoding M28 family peptidase → MHNWFRLLALFSTLGAALPAAPKPSVERLHDIIATLSSDEFEGRSPGTAGEEKTVAYLNNAFVTMGLEPGNPDGSYLQDVGLVGIRSTTELNFTAGDTTLAPTLVNDYIAISKRVTAQISGKASEVVFLGYGVQAPEFDWDDFKGIDVRGKTIVVLVNDPPVPDLANPAILDEAMFNGRAMTYYGRYDYKYETASRLGAAACLIVHETGPAGYPFAVLTGSLGRENFALDTSDGNADRVGFEGWITRDFAEQLFAAGGHDFAALKAAAARPDFQPVPLGSTLDFSVANTNRHIASQNVIGLLPGRDASLRDEYVIYTAHWDHMGIDPRLTGDQVFNGAMDNASGTAVMLEVAQLFADLPADQRPRRSILFLAVTAEERGLLGSLYYAQNPLYPLPQTVANLNKDGANIYAPTRDIEIVGSGATTIEAVAAEIAAADGQFLLADSQPEKGFYYRSDHFSFAKVGVPAFYAKAGRLAIGQPEDFIDQKRAEYTAKHYHKVSDEISDAWNFDAIAQDVDFLFQLGRTIADADDRPEWLDGSEFKAVREASLQSR, encoded by the coding sequence ATGCACAACTGGTTCCGTCTGCTCGCCCTCTTTTCAACCCTTGGCGCGGCTCTCCCGGCCGCCCCGAAACCTTCCGTCGAGCGACTGCACGACATTATCGCCACCCTGTCGTCGGATGAATTTGAAGGCCGCAGCCCCGGCACGGCGGGTGAGGAAAAGACCGTGGCGTATCTGAACAACGCCTTCGTGACCATGGGTCTCGAACCGGGTAATCCTGACGGCAGCTATTTGCAGGATGTCGGCCTCGTCGGTATCCGCTCCACCACCGAACTCAACTTCACCGCGGGCGACACGACGCTGGCCCCCACGCTGGTCAACGACTACATCGCGATCTCCAAACGCGTGACCGCGCAGATCAGCGGGAAGGCATCCGAAGTCGTGTTCCTCGGTTACGGCGTGCAAGCGCCCGAGTTCGATTGGGATGATTTCAAGGGCATCGACGTGCGCGGCAAAACCATCGTCGTGCTGGTCAACGATCCGCCCGTGCCCGACCTCGCCAATCCCGCCATACTGGACGAAGCCATGTTCAACGGCCGCGCGATGACCTACTACGGACGCTACGATTATAAATACGAAACGGCATCGCGACTCGGCGCCGCCGCCTGCCTCATCGTCCACGAAACCGGTCCCGCCGGCTATCCGTTTGCCGTGCTCACCGGTTCGCTCGGCCGCGAAAATTTCGCCCTCGATACCTCCGACGGCAACGCCGATCGCGTGGGCTTCGAGGGCTGGATCACCCGCGACTTCGCGGAACAACTGTTCGCCGCCGGCGGTCACGATTTCGCCGCGCTCAAAGCCGCCGCAGCCCGTCCGGATTTTCAGCCAGTGCCGCTTGGCTCCACGCTCGATTTTTCGGTCGCCAACACCAACCGCCACATTGCATCCCAAAACGTGATCGGCCTGCTGCCCGGCCGCGACGCGTCATTGCGTGACGAATACGTTATCTACACCGCCCACTGGGACCACATGGGCATCGATCCCCGCCTGACCGGAGACCAGGTTTTCAACGGCGCCATGGACAACGCCAGCGGCACCGCAGTCATGCTGGAAGTCGCGCAGCTGTTCGCCGACCTGCCCGCGGATCAGCGCCCGCGACGGTCGATTTTATTTCTCGCCGTAACCGCCGAGGAGCGCGGCTTGCTCGGTTCGCTTTACTACGCGCAAAACCCTCTTTACCCGCTCCCGCAAACGGTCGCGAACCTCAACAAGGACGGCGCCAACATCTACGCGCCCACCCGCGACATCGAAATCGTCGGCTCCGGCGCCACGACCATCGAGGCGGTGGCGGCTGAAATCGCGGCGGCCGACGGTCAATTTCTGCTCGCCGACTCTCAGCCCGAAAAAGGCTTCTACTATCGCAGCGATCACTTCTCTTTCGCGAAGGTCGGCGTGCCCGCCTTTTACGCCAAAGCGGGGCGACTCGCCATCGGCCAACCGGAGGATTTCATCGACCAAAAGCGGGCGGAATACACGGCCAAGCATTATCACAAGGTGAGCGACGAAATCAGTGACGCGTGGAATTTCGACGCCATCGCGCAGGACGTGGATTTTCTCTTCCAACTCGGCCGCACCATCGCCGACGCCGACGACCGCCCCGAGTGGCTCGATGGCAGCGAGTTCAAAGCCGTGCGTGAAGCCTCGCTGCAGTCGCGATAA
- a CDS encoding peptide ABC transporter substrate-binding protein — translation MLTARTSLALLASIVSLALWSGCGKSADSADTAGLKILNFGNGAEPQDLDPQIVTGVVEHRLSLALQEGLVAEDPDLNIIPGVAQTWDVSDDALTYTFHLNPNAKWSNGDVITAEDFVGSYQRMLTPSIAAEYSYMLFHVVGAEDYLNGKISDFAETGFKALDAHTLQITLRQRTPFLLHAMNHYAWYPVPIKVIEKFGGMERKGTAWTRPENYVGNGPFTLKSWQPNRKIVVERSSTYWDRENVKLDEIHFYPIESIDTEERMFRTGQLHVTNEVPLSKIPVYQRDNPDAIDIAPYNGVYFFRFNVTKPPFDDVRVRKALAYAIDRESLIKNVTLANEIPAYNVVPPALLDYESQHHFKADLAEAKRLLAAAGYPEGKGFPAADLLYNTSEKHRTIAEAIQQMWRKNLGVDIGLYNQEWKVYLDAQDNLNYQISRAGWIADYVDPHVFIDLWKSGGGNNDTGWSNAEYDQLLATVLDAPNNAERWKIYNRMEKILIDEMPILPIYHYTRARLIDPKVIGYKSTPLDNFPWKFADLP, via the coding sequence ATGCTAACTGCTCGAACCTCACTGGCGCTGCTCGCCTCGATCGTTTCCCTCGCGCTTTGGAGCGGTTGTGGAAAATCCGCCGACTCCGCCGATACCGCCGGCCTTAAAATCCTCAACTTCGGTAACGGCGCCGAGCCGCAGGATCTCGATCCGCAGATCGTCACTGGCGTCGTCGAACATCGTCTGTCGCTGGCTCTCCAAGAAGGCTTGGTCGCGGAAGACCCCGACTTGAACATCATTCCCGGTGTCGCCCAGACATGGGATGTCTCCGATGACGCGCTCACCTACACGTTTCATCTCAATCCCAACGCCAAGTGGTCCAACGGCGACGTGATCACCGCCGAGGACTTTGTCGGCTCCTACCAGCGCATGCTCACGCCCAGCATCGCCGCCGAGTATTCCTACATGCTTTTTCACGTCGTCGGCGCCGAGGATTACCTCAATGGTAAGATCTCCGACTTTGCCGAGACCGGCTTCAAAGCTCTCGACGCGCACACGCTCCAAATCACCCTGCGCCAACGCACGCCCTTCCTGCTGCACGCCATGAATCACTACGCGTGGTATCCCGTGCCGATTAAAGTCATCGAAAAATTTGGCGGCATGGAACGTAAAGGCACGGCCTGGACCCGCCCCGAAAACTACGTCGGCAATGGTCCGTTCACGCTCAAATCGTGGCAGCCCAATCGCAAGATCGTCGTCGAACGCTCCTCCACCTACTGGGACCGCGAAAACGTGAAACTCGACGAGATTCACTTCTACCCGATCGAAAGCATCGACACCGAAGAGCGCATGTTCCGCACCGGCCAACTGCACGTCACCAACGAAGTGCCGTTGTCCAAGATTCCGGTCTACCAACGCGACAACCCCGACGCCATCGACATTGCGCCCTACAACGGCGTCTACTTCTTCCGCTTCAATGTCACGAAGCCGCCCTTCGATGATGTGCGCGTGCGCAAGGCGCTCGCCTACGCCATCGACCGGGAATCGCTCATCAAAAACGTCACGCTGGCCAACGAAATTCCCGCCTACAATGTCGTGCCCCCGGCGTTGTTGGACTACGAAAGCCAGCACCATTTCAAGGCCGACCTCGCCGAGGCCAAACGCCTGCTCGCCGCAGCTGGCTACCCTGAAGGCAAGGGCTTTCCCGCCGCCGACCTGCTCTACAACACGTCGGAAAAACACCGCACCATCGCGGAGGCGATTCAGCAAATGTGGCGTAAAAATCTTGGCGTGGACATCGGCCTCTACAACCAAGAGTGGAAGGTCTACCTCGATGCCCAGGACAACCTGAACTACCAGATTTCTCGGGCCGGCTGGATCGCCGACTACGTTGATCCCCACGTATTCATCGACCTCTGGAAATCCGGCGGCGGCAACAACGACACCGGCTGGAGCAACGCCGAATACGACCAACTCCTCGCCACCGTGCTCGACGCGCCGAACAACGCCGAACGCTGGAAGATCTACAATCGCATGGAGAAAATCCTCATCGACGAGATGCCGATCCTGCCCATCTACCACTACACCCGCGCGCGTCTGATCGATCCGAAAGTCATCGGCTACAAATCCACGCCCTTGGACAACTTTCCCTGGAAGTTCGCGGATCTGCCGTAA
- a CDS encoding ExeA family protein: MYQSYYGLEEMPFNITPDPKFLYLSPTHQEALQHLLYGLQERKGFIVLVGEVGCGKTTLCRRLLNEIEDTHWDTALILNPRINETEMLKAILGELGEAPRDTGLHDLIAQMQSVLLQRIADGREIVLIIDEAQNLSFEVLEQIRLISNLETDKQKLLQIVLMGQPELKDILALPELRQLRQRILVHYELKPLTRHDVMHYIAHRLTLAGSEGRPFFTGWAARKIHRYSSGIPRIVNNVCDKALLASFIRESDEVSYWDVRRAIKDVKKLTF; the protein is encoded by the coding sequence ATGTATCAGAGTTATTACGGCCTCGAGGAGATGCCGTTTAACATCACTCCGGACCCAAAGTTCCTGTATCTGAGCCCCACCCACCAGGAGGCGCTGCAGCACCTGCTGTATGGGTTGCAGGAGCGCAAAGGGTTCATCGTGCTGGTGGGGGAGGTGGGCTGCGGCAAAACCACGCTCTGTCGTCGCCTGCTCAACGAGATCGAGGACACGCACTGGGACACGGCGCTGATTCTCAACCCGCGCATCAACGAGACCGAGATGCTCAAAGCCATTTTGGGCGAACTCGGCGAAGCACCCCGCGACACGGGACTGCACGACTTGATCGCGCAAATGCAGTCGGTGTTACTGCAACGCATCGCGGATGGTCGCGAGATCGTGCTGATCATCGATGAAGCCCAAAACCTGTCGTTTGAGGTGCTCGAACAGATTCGGCTGATTTCCAATCTGGAAACCGACAAACAGAAGCTTCTCCAAATCGTTCTCATGGGGCAGCCGGAGTTGAAGGACATTCTGGCCCTCCCGGAGCTCCGCCAATTGCGCCAACGCATTCTGGTTCACTACGAGCTCAAGCCGCTGACCCGCCACGATGTGATGCACTACATCGCTCATCGCCTCACCTTGGCCGGGAGCGAGGGGCGGCCGTTCTTCACCGGGTGGGCGGCGCGGAAGATCCACCGCTATTCATCCGGCATTCCCCGGATCGTGAACAATGTTTGCGATAAGGCTCTGCTGGCGTCCTTTATTCGCGAGTCCGACGAAGTCAGTTACTGGGATGTCAGACGGGCGATCAAGGACGTCAAAAAACTCACTTTCTAG
- the rpsO gene encoding 30S ribosomal protein S15, with protein MSTVAKPEIIAQFKTHDKDTGSSEVQIAILSARINHLTEHLRTHRKDFHSRRGLLQMASRRRKLLDYVKRHDLAKYQELLQKLNLRK; from the coding sequence ATGTCTACCGTCGCTAAACCAGAAATCATCGCTCAGTTCAAAACCCACGATAAGGATACCGGCTCGTCCGAGGTCCAGATCGCCATCCTTTCCGCCCGGATCAATCACTTGACCGAGCATCTGCGCACGCACCGCAAGGATTTCCACAGCCGTCGTGGCCTGCTGCAAATGGCTTCCCGCCGCCGCAAGCTCCTCGACTACGTCAAACGTCACGACCTCGCGAAATACCAGGAGCTCCTCCAGAAGCTCAACTTGCGCAAGTAA